The window AGGGACACCGGCGTCGGTGCCGCGGGTCGGGAACACCGAAACTGTCGAAAGCGTGGCCGCCGTCGAAGGCGTATGGACCTGCCACCGCTCGGATTGGGCACGTACGAACTGACTGATCCCGAGGACGCGCCGGCGGCCGTCGCCACGGCGGTCGACCTCGGCTACGACCACGTCGACACCGCACAGAGCTACGGGAACGAGGCGCTCGTCGCCGAGGGACTCGCGCGCGCCGACCGCGACGCCGACGACGTGTTCGTCGCGACGAAACTGGACACGAAGAACCTGGGATACGACGACGTGCTCTCGACCGCGCGCGAGAGCGCGGCGCGCCTCGGCGTCGACTCGATCGACCTGTTGTACGTCCACTGGCCGCTCGACACGTACGATCCCGACGAGACGCTGCCCGCGCTCGACGAACTCGTCGACGAGGGCGTCGTCGAGCGCGTGGGGCTGAGTAACTTCCGTCCCGATCAACTGGTCGAGGCGATGGACCGACTCGACACGCCGCTTTTCGCCCACCAGGTCGAGATGCACCCCCTCCTCCCGCAGACGGAACTGCACGAACTGGCCGTCGATCGCGGTCACCGCCTGGTGGCGTACTGCCCGATCGCCCGCAACCGAGTCGCCGACGTCGACGCCGTCGTCGACGTCGCGGAGAAGCACGACGCCACGCCGGCGCAGGTGTCGCTCGCGTGGTTGCGGGCGAAGGGGAACGTCACCCCGATTCCGAAGTCGGGGACGCCCGCACACATCCGCGAGAACTACGAGGCGCTGGCTCTCGAACTGGACGACGAGGACGTCGCCGCCATCGACGACGTCGACCGCCGGGACCGAATCGTCGACTTCGAGGGCACGCCCTGGAGCCAGGGCTGAGCGAAGGTTCATATACCGAGGCGGGACCAGAGCCCCCGTGATCTGAGGACGACCCCGCGTCGGGCTGCGGTTGTTTCGACACGTCGGCGTGGGAAGCGACGGCGACGGCGACGCCGTCGTCGCAAGCGGGTGTCGACTGTTCGCCCTACAGCAGCGATTGCGTGTCTTCGCTCACCCGGTGTTCTTCATTCCGGCGGCGATGCCCTTGACCGTCAGCCGCAGCGTCTGCTCCTCGTCGTCGGTCCGGTGCTCCAGATCCAGCAGGTGCGTCTGCAGCAGGTTCAGCGGGTCCACGTAGGGGTTGCGGCGGCGGAGGCTCTCGTCGAGCCACTCGCGTTTGAGAAGCGAGTCCCGGCCGGTCACGTCGAGGACGACCTCGCGGGCGCGTTCGTACTCCTCGGAGAGGTGCGGGAAGAACTCCTCGCGGAGTTCCTCGTCGGCGAGGTCGGCGTAGTACTCCGCGATCTCAAGGTCGGTGCGCGCGAGCGCCAGCGACGCGTTGTCGAGCGTCGTCCGGAAGAACGGCCACTCCTCGTACATCTCCCGGAGGGTTTCGAGGTCGCCGCCCTCCTCGAGGTACGCCTCGATGCCCGTCCCGAGCGCGTACCAGCCGGTGATGATGCAGCGCGACTGCGTCCAGGAGAACACCCACGGGATCGCTCGCAGGTCCTCGACGGTGCGCTCGCCCGAGCGCGAGGCCGGCCGGGAGCCGAGGTTCAGGTTCTCGATGACGCCGATCGGCGTCGCCTGCCCGAAGTACGTCACGAAGCCGTCCGATTCGAGCAGCTCGCGGTACTGCGCCCGGGCCGTCGTCGCCATCTCGTCCATCGCGTCGAGCCACTCGTCTCGGACGTCCTCTTCGGGTTCGCGGATGGCTCGCAGCCGCGAGCGTACCTGCGCGTTCAGCATCTGCTCGACGTTGCGCTCGGCGATCTGGGGGTTGGCGTACTTCTCCGCGATGGCCTCGCCCTGCTCGGTGAACTTGATCTGTCCGGAGACGGTCTCGTTCGGGAGCGCGAGCATCGCCTCGTTCATCGGGCCGCCGCCGCGGGAGATCGACCCGCCGCGGCCGTGGAACAGCCGCATCTTCACGTCGAAGTCCTCACAGATCGTCGCGAGGCGGCGCTGGTTCTTGTAGAGGTCCCAGTTCGCAGCTAAAAAGCCGTTCTCCTTGTTCGAGTCGGAGTACCCGAGCATGATCTCCTGGACGTTGTCCCGGGCGTCCAGCGCCGTCGCGTACGCCTCGTTCTCGAAGAGCGTCCCCATGATGCGACGGGCGCCGTTGAGCGCCGACTCGGTCTCCAAGAGGGGGACGACGTCGAGTCCGCAGTGATCCGGGAGGGAGACGACGCCCGCCTGATCGGCGAGGAAGAGCACTTCGAGCACGTGGCTCGGTTCCTCGGTCATCGAGATGCAGTAGGTGTCGATGGCGCTGACGCCGAACTCGCGCTGCCACTCGCCCAGCATATCGAACCGTTCGAGGACGCGCTCGGCCGTCTCGGAGATCTCGCCGGGATCGTCGAGGTCGACGACCCGTTCCTCCTGAAGGATCGATTCGGTCAGGACTTCGATCCGCTCGTCCTCATCGAGGGACGCGTAGTCGATGCCCTCGTTCGCGAGCGCCTCGTGGACCGCCTCCGTGTGGTTCTCCTGGTGGTCCCGCAGGTCCAGGCTCGCGAGGGTGAAGCCGAAGGTGTCGACCTGCCGCATCAGCGGTTCGACGTACTCGTCGGCGACGACGTCGGCGCCGATCGAGCGGAGGCTCTCGTCGACGACCGCCAGGTCCTCGAGGAGTTCGCTCTCGTCGGCATAGCCGTCGGGACGGACGTCCTCGATCCGGCGGAGGCGCTCGCGCATCAGCTTCAGTTTCTGCCGGTAGGGCTCGCCGGGATACCGTTCCTCGGCCTCGGCGGCGACGCCGGGGAGCCGGTCCCGGTCGGCCTTCAGCGAGCGTTCGAGGCCGGCACCGACCTCGACGCGGCGGCCGTCCTGGCTCAGGACGCCCGAGAGCCGCTTGAGCGCCTGGCTGTACTTTTCGAGGACGACCGAGCGCTGCCGTTCCAGCGTGTCGGTGGTCACCTCGGGGGTGACGAAGGGGTTGCCGTCGCGGTCGGAGCCGGCCCACGAGCGGAACTCGAAGAGCTTCGGCACGTCGACGCCGGGGTACTCCTCGGCCAGGAGGTCCTCCAGTTCGGCGTACACCTCGCCGACGACGTCGAAGAGGATCGATTCGAGGTACCACTGGACGTTCCGGGCCTCGTCCTGCGGTTCGGGGCGTCGCTCGCGGACCTGGGAGGTCTGCCAGAGGCTCGTGACCTCGGCGTCGACCTTCCGCCAGAGCTGATCGTGCTCGCGGTCGGTGAGCCGGCGTTCGTCGAGTTCTTCGAGCCGGCTCGCGATCGAGCGGAGCTTCGCTTTCACCGTCTTCCGGCGGGCCTCCGTCGGGTGGGCGGTGAAGGTCGGTTCGATGAGGACGTCGTCGAGGACCCGCTGGACGGTCTCGGCGTCGGTATCGGATTCGAGGAGGGTCTCGACGGTGGCGACGAGACCGTCTTCGAGTTCGCCCGCCTGCGAGGACTCGCGGACGACGCGGGCGCGTTCGCGCTCCTCGGCGAGGTTGATGAGCTCGAAGTAGGTGGTGAACGCGCGCGCGACGACGCTCTCGTCGGCCGGGGAGAGCCCGTCGAGCCGCTCGTCGAGTTCCGTTCGCGAGTCGCGTTCGCCCTTCCGATAGTCGATGGCGGCGGTCCTGATGTCTTCGACGGTCTCGAACGAATCTCGGGAGGTCTGTTCGGCCAGTACGTCGCCGAGGAGCGCACCGAGCTCGTGGACGTCCTGCTTGACGTCCCTGCTGTGCAAGTCCATACCGAGCGGTATAC is drawn from Halobellus limi and contains these coding sequences:
- a CDS encoding aldo/keto reductase; its protein translation is MDLPPLGLGTYELTDPEDAPAAVATAVDLGYDHVDTAQSYGNEALVAEGLARADRDADDVFVATKLDTKNLGYDDVLSTARESAARLGVDSIDLLYVHWPLDTYDPDETLPALDELVDEGVVERVGLSNFRPDQLVEAMDRLDTPLFAHQVEMHPLLPQTELHELAVDRGHRLVAYCPIARNRVADVDAVVDVAEKHDATPAQVSLAWLRAKGNVTPIPKSGTPAHIRENYEALALELDDEDVAAIDDVDRRDRIVDFEGTPWSQG
- the ppc gene encoding phosphoenolpyruvate carboxylase, giving the protein MDLHSRDVKQDVHELGALLGDVLAEQTSRDSFETVEDIRTAAIDYRKGERDSRTELDERLDGLSPADESVVARAFTTYFELINLAEERERARVVRESSQAGELEDGLVATVETLLESDTDAETVQRVLDDVLIEPTFTAHPTEARRKTVKAKLRSIASRLEELDERRLTDREHDQLWRKVDAEVTSLWQTSQVRERRPEPQDEARNVQWYLESILFDVVGEVYAELEDLLAEEYPGVDVPKLFEFRSWAGSDRDGNPFVTPEVTTDTLERQRSVVLEKYSQALKRLSGVLSQDGRRVEVGAGLERSLKADRDRLPGVAAEAEERYPGEPYRQKLKLMRERLRRIEDVRPDGYADESELLEDLAVVDESLRSIGADVVADEYVEPLMRQVDTFGFTLASLDLRDHQENHTEAVHEALANEGIDYASLDEDERIEVLTESILQEERVVDLDDPGEISETAERVLERFDMLGEWQREFGVSAIDTYCISMTEEPSHVLEVLFLADQAGVVSLPDHCGLDVVPLLETESALNGARRIMGTLFENEAYATALDARDNVQEIMLGYSDSNKENGFLAANWDLYKNQRRLATICEDFDVKMRLFHGRGGSISRGGGPMNEAMLALPNETVSGQIKFTEQGEAIAEKYANPQIAERNVEQMLNAQVRSRLRAIREPEEDVRDEWLDAMDEMATTARAQYRELLESDGFVTYFGQATPIGVIENLNLGSRPASRSGERTVEDLRAIPWVFSWTQSRCIITGWYALGTGIEAYLEEGGDLETLREMYEEWPFFRTTLDNASLALARTDLEIAEYYADLADEELREEFFPHLSEEYERAREVVLDVTGRDSLLKREWLDESLRRRNPYVDPLNLLQTHLLDLEHRTDDEEQTLRLTVKGIAAGMKNTG